One region of Metallosphaera sedula DSM 5348 genomic DNA includes:
- a CDS encoding inositol-3-phosphate synthase, with the protein MIRVGIVGVGNVASSLVQGVEYVKQGGRVPGILDLEYRPEEIDIVTAFDIDARKVGKKLSQAIFEKPNVVEKYVDVRSDVVVLRGPTLDGTEGILGKVIEESKERPVDVKSVLRENKVDVVVNLLPTGVERASEYYAVNSLEAGSSLVNASPAPLVERFEEKFKSAGLPLLGDDLISQIGGTALHAGIINFLTERGVKVTRSYQIDISGTTETLVTLEDSRKELKKRIKSSYISSQQDGVEVVAGTSDYVEFLGDRRVSYMVIEGEYALGAKVRIDVSMKSLDGPNAVAPLLDLIRLAKLLKDRGIGGSPPQICSHYFKGYHGKVGGDTRASLINFIQALK; encoded by the coding sequence TTGATAAGAGTTGGCATAGTGGGCGTAGGAAACGTTGCTTCCTCCCTTGTTCAGGGCGTGGAATACGTTAAGCAAGGAGGACGCGTGCCAGGAATACTTGACCTAGAGTATAGGCCAGAGGAAATTGATATTGTTACTGCCTTTGACATTGATGCGAGAAAAGTGGGTAAGAAGCTGTCCCAGGCTATCTTTGAGAAACCTAACGTCGTGGAAAAGTACGTGGATGTGAGGTCTGACGTTGTCGTGCTTAGGGGACCTACCCTGGACGGGACTGAGGGAATACTGGGTAAGGTGATTGAGGAGTCCAAGGAGAGGCCAGTGGACGTTAAATCCGTTCTCAGGGAGAACAAGGTAGACGTGGTTGTTAACCTTCTTCCCACGGGGGTTGAGAGGGCGAGCGAGTACTACGCAGTTAACTCGCTGGAGGCAGGCTCTTCCCTAGTTAATGCCTCGCCTGCTCCTCTAGTGGAGAGGTTTGAGGAGAAGTTCAAATCCGCTGGTTTACCTCTCCTAGGTGACGACCTCATAAGCCAGATAGGTGGAACTGCTCTTCACGCAGGTATAATCAACTTCCTTACCGAGAGGGGGGTAAAGGTAACTAGGTCCTATCAGATTGATATCTCAGGAACCACTGAGACTCTCGTGACCCTAGAGGATTCCAGAAAGGAACTCAAGAAGAGGATAAAGTCATCATACATCTCCAGCCAGCAAGATGGAGTTGAAGTGGTTGCTGGAACTTCCGACTACGTAGAATTTCTAGGGGATAGAAGGGTAAGTTACATGGTGATAGAGGGAGAATATGCCCTAGGTGCTAAGGTAAGGATTGACGTTTCCATGAAGAGCTTGGATGGGCCTAACGCTGTGGCACCTCTCCTCGACCTGATTAGGCTCGCAAAGCTGTTGAAGGATAGGGGTATAGGTGGATCTCCTCCTCAGATATGCTCCCATTACTTTAAGGGGTACCACGGAAAAGTAGGTGGAGATACTAGGGCTAGTCTCATCAATTTCATTCAAGCCCTGAAGTGA
- the nuoN gene encoding NADH-quinone oxidoreductase subunit NuoN, giving the protein MNLLLYLPVVIPSILILFSSLTVLFMDKDDRGYQASVGLTAGTLLVSLAILGISLVLKLYGYSIFTGSLYLDVPGYLLSIVTLVGTLIALAGLGGHMRDWKTRSSMLSLMMLTDLGVIYMSFAYDVLIILTGWAISSAATYAITMLRKDRKSVDAGIKYLILGLVSSSFMILGFAAYVVATGTLSLAYSSLSYPDLLVLGIALLSMSFLFKIGAFPFQGWLPDVYTMADRGSISFVSSVGKLVGIVPLLRILTLGDPSYEEEIAVIALFVTISILSMIVGNIVAYSRSDVASILSFSSIAQVGFILIGFAVIQVNTALAEAGIFTQILAYVIAQAGLFNFLGHLEKLTGTTNLEGLRGLAKGDRALAASSSILLLSLLGIPPILGFWGKLFLFESAYSLPWLVVIAVINSAASAGYYIPVIREMFREGSVKVVKSGERDSVIIAAVLSIVVGILAPLVLVVFG; this is encoded by the coding sequence ATGAACCTACTTCTTTACCTTCCTGTTGTAATCCCCTCTATCCTTATCCTTTTCTCCTCCCTAACTGTGCTCTTCATGGACAAGGATGACAGGGGATATCAAGCTTCCGTGGGTCTCACTGCTGGGACTCTCCTTGTATCATTGGCTATCCTTGGCATATCCCTAGTTCTAAAGTTGTATGGCTACTCAATATTCACAGGATCCCTATACCTAGACGTTCCTGGCTATCTTCTTTCCATCGTGACCCTGGTCGGCACGCTAATAGCCCTAGCAGGGTTAGGAGGGCATATGAGGGACTGGAAAACTAGATCTTCCATGTTATCCCTCATGATGCTTACTGACCTTGGCGTAATCTACATGTCCTTCGCCTATGACGTACTCATAATACTTACGGGATGGGCAATCTCCTCGGCTGCAACTTACGCCATAACTATGTTGAGAAAGGACAGGAAGTCCGTGGATGCAGGAATAAAATACCTGATCCTAGGACTAGTTTCCTCCTCATTCATGATACTAGGTTTCGCAGCTTATGTTGTGGCAACGGGAACATTGTCACTCGCCTATTCCTCGTTGAGTTACCCAGACCTCCTAGTTCTGGGCATAGCACTTCTTTCAATGTCATTCCTATTCAAGATCGGAGCCTTCCCCTTCCAGGGCTGGTTACCCGACGTTTATACCATGGCTGATAGGGGCTCGATCTCCTTCGTGTCCAGTGTAGGGAAACTCGTGGGCATAGTTCCACTTCTCAGGATACTCACGTTAGGTGACCCGAGCTATGAGGAGGAAATAGCTGTGATCGCGTTATTTGTAACCATCTCAATCCTTAGTATGATCGTGGGTAACATTGTAGCGTACTCTAGGAGCGACGTAGCCTCAATTCTGTCCTTCAGTAGTATTGCCCAGGTTGGGTTCATTCTCATTGGTTTCGCCGTGATCCAGGTCAACACGGCGTTGGCTGAGGCTGGAATATTTACCCAAATACTTGCATATGTAATTGCGCAGGCAGGTTTGTTCAACTTCCTTGGTCACCTTGAGAAGCTCACTGGTACCACCAACTTAGAGGGACTTAGGGGGTTAGCCAAGGGAGATAGGGCATTGGCTGCTTCCTCCTCTATACTTCTCTTGAGTTTACTTGGAATCCCACCAATCCTTGGCTTCTGGGGGAAACTCTTCCTGTTCGAGTCCGCCTACTCTCTCCCATGGCTAGTGGTCATCGCCGTGATCAACAGCGCAGCTTCCGCAGGTTACTATATACCTGTCATTAGGGAGATGTTCAGGGAAGGATCTGTGAAGGTTGTGAAATCGGGCGAGAGGGACAGTGTTATAATTGCTGCAGTTCTGAGTATTGTAGTGGGAATATTGGCTCCCCTGGTGTTGGTGGTGTTCGGTTGA